Genomic DNA from Salinibacter pepae:
CGCCCCGAGTCACGCGGTAGGACGTGGGGGCGGAGGCGGCCGTTTGGGGGCTGGAGGCGGGGGATGCGTCGGGCGGCCCGGACGTCGTGTCCGACGGGGCACGGGCCGTCTCGATCGCGTCGAGCGGGCGCGTGGGGGGCGACGTGTCGTACTGCACGCGTAGGGGGCGCCGCTGGTCGGTCGCACTGAGGGCGCTCGCGTACTCCTGGACGGGCACCACCAGCCGGTCGCCCGGGCGGATGATGGCGCCGTCGATGCCGTTGAGCCGCTTCAGGGTGGCGGTGGAGGTGCCGAAGCGCACGGCAATCTCGGAGAGCGTATCGCCCCGGCGCACCGCGTAGGTGGTGGCCGGCTGCTTCTTCTCGTCCGGCAGCGCGGCGTAGTTCCAGGCGAACCGCGGGTAGCTGCCCAGCGGAATGCGCACGTAGTACCGCTCCTTGGAGGGCGGCACGCGGCCCCGCCGCAGCTCAGGATTGAGCGACGCGATGGCACTGCGCGTGGTGTCGGCGAGGCGGGCCACGGTGCGGAGCGAGAGGCGGCTTCCGTGTACCGGGACGTAGTCGTAGGCGAGCGGCGAGGCCGGTTCGGGCGGGGCGAGGTCGAACGCCTCGGGGTTCTCCATCACGCGGGCCGCGGCGATGAACATGGGCACGTAGCCCTGCGTCTCGCGCGGCAGGTACTCGTGGGCGTCCCAGTACGACGGGGCCTCGGCGTCGGCCCGGCGGAGCGCGGAGCGCACACAGCCGGCCCCACAGTTGAAGCCGGCCAGGGCGAGGTGCCAGTCGCCAAACTCGTCGTACAGGTCGCCCAGGTGCCGGGCGGCCGCCCGGGTGGCCTTTTCCGGGTCGCGCCGCTCGTCGACCCACGCGTTCACGGTGAGGCCGTACCGCCGGCCGGTGCCGGGCATGAACTGCCACATGCCCACGGCGCCGGCCCAGCTCCGGGCGTCGGGGTTGAGGCCGCTCTCGATCATGGCGAGGTACTTCAGCTCCTGCGGCACGCCCTCCTCCGCCAGAATGTGCTCGATCATGGGCCCGTATACCTGCACACGCCGCCGCCAGTGGTTGACGTGCTCGCTGGGCTCCTCCTCGAGGGCGGTCGTGCTCTGCTTCACCAACCGGTTCGAGGTCATCGGAATCTCGGTCCCCTCCACCTCGGCCTCCGGACGGACGGGGGCGCCCTCCAGGAGCGGATTTTCGACGTCCTCCAGCTCCGCGA
This window encodes:
- a CDS encoding lytic transglycosylase domain-containing protein, coding for MPTVLSRALFRGGCAGLALLVLAGCGGSLSSLAPTPEPKRVPADTILVADTDTTALAPEVARLYALESELLAADDSTRRAHLLNQAMAELATLLRTRPEALEQNTVRSVYGGLTAEYRRFHGYPSDPDSTLLARGQIFSVRARLFAELEDVENPLLEGAPVRPEAEVEGTEIPMTSNRLVKQSTTALEEEPSEHVNHWRRRVQVYGPMIEHILAEEGVPQELKYLAMIESGLNPDARSWAGAVGMWQFMPGTGRRYGLTVNAWVDERRDPEKATRAAARHLGDLYDEFGDWHLALAGFNCGAGCVRSALRRADAEAPSYWDAHEYLPRETQGYVPMFIAAARVMENPEAFDLAPPEPASPLAYDYVPVHGSRLSLRTVARLADTTRSAIASLNPELRRGRVPPSKERYYVRIPLGSYPRFAWNYAALPDEKKQPATTYAVRRGDTLSEIAVRFGTSTATLKRLNGIDGAIIRPGDRLVVPVQEYASALSATDQRRPLRVQYDTSPPTRPLDAIETARAPSDTTSGPPDASPASSPQTAASAPTSYRVTRGDTLGEIAQRFGVSIRELQAWNDLSGTRIRPGQRLQIRD